In a single window of the Minwuia thermotolerans genome:
- the rfbB gene encoding dTDP-glucose 4,6-dehydratase: MRVLVTGGCGFIGSALVRRLVADGAEVLNVDCLTYAGLPQNVASVADRPGYRFLKADICDKAAMADAFADFRPDAVMHLAAESHVDRSIDGPGAFIRTNVTGTEVLLECALDHWRGLDEAARAAFRFLHVSTDEVYGALPGEGHFREGDPYRPTSPYAASKAGADHLVRAFHATYRLPVLITNCGNNYGPFQFPEKLVPVIILNALAGETLPVYGRGENVRDWIHVDDHVAALLRVLDAGRPGETYLVGARGERRNIDLVRAICAVLDETPEARHRPHADLIRFVGDRPGHDFRYAIDPAKIERELGWRPARAFEAGIAATVRWYLDNRDWIGAV, from the coding sequence ATGCGGGTTCTCGTCACCGGCGGCTGCGGCTTTATCGGATCGGCGCTGGTGCGGCGGCTCGTGGCCGACGGCGCCGAGGTGCTGAACGTCGACTGCCTGACCTATGCCGGCCTGCCGCAGAACGTCGCGAGCGTCGCGGACCGGCCGGGCTACCGCTTCCTGAAGGCCGATATCTGCGACAAGGCGGCGATGGCCGACGCCTTCGCGGACTTCCGGCCCGACGCGGTGATGCACCTGGCCGCCGAGAGCCATGTCGACCGCTCCATCGACGGGCCGGGGGCCTTCATCCGCACCAACGTCACGGGCACGGAAGTGCTGCTTGAATGCGCCCTGGACCACTGGCGCGGTCTGGACGAGGCGGCGCGGGCGGCCTTCCGGTTTCTGCACGTCTCCACCGACGAGGTCTATGGCGCGCTGCCGGGAGAGGGGCATTTCCGCGAGGGCGACCCGTACCGCCCGACCAGCCCCTATGCCGCCTCGAAGGCGGGCGCGGACCACCTGGTGCGGGCCTTTCACGCCACCTACCGGCTGCCGGTGCTGATCACCAATTGCGGCAACAATTACGGCCCCTTCCAGTTCCCCGAGAAGCTGGTCCCCGTGATCATCCTGAACGCGCTGGCCGGCGAGACGCTGCCGGTCTACGGCCGGGGCGAGAACGTGCGCGACTGGATTCACGTGGACGATCATGTCGCGGCGCTGCTTCGCGTCCTCGACGCCGGCCGGCCGGGCGAGACCTACCTGGTCGGCGCGCGGGGCGAGCGGCGCAACATCGACCTGGTGCGGGCGATCTGCGCCGTGCTGGACGAAACGCCCGAGGCGCGCCACCGCCCGCATGCCGACCTGATCCGCTTCGTCGGCGACCGGCCCGGCCACGATTTCCGCTACGCCATCGACCCGGCGAAGATCGAGCGCGAGCTGGGCTGGCGGCCGGCGCGCGCCTTCGAGGCCGGCATCGCGGCAACCGTCCGCTGGTACCTGGACAACCGCGACTGGATCGGCGCGGT
- the rfbC gene encoding dTDP-4-dehydrorhamnose 3,5-epimerase: MPAESKLATRSGIDRSTGRLRVETTALPEVRIVRPARHGDGRGFFSEVWNRRALAAAGIEADFVQDNHVLNGRAGTLRGLHLQVAPSPQAKLVRCLRGAILDVAVDVRRGSPTFGRHVAVELSGENWAQLWVPEGFAHGYCTLTDGAEVIYKVTGYYDAQAERGVRFDDPALGIDWPVDRGAAILSEKDRAWPDLAGFGGV, encoded by the coding sequence ATGCCGGCTGAATCGAAGCTTGCGACAAGGTCGGGGATCGATCGCTCTACGGGTCGGCTCCGGGTCGAGACCACGGCTCTCCCCGAAGTGCGGATCGTCCGGCCCGCGCGGCACGGCGACGGGCGCGGCTTCTTCTCCGAGGTCTGGAACCGGCGCGCGCTGGCCGCGGCGGGCATCGAGGCCGACTTCGTGCAGGACAATCACGTCCTGAACGGCCGGGCCGGCACGCTGCGCGGCCTGCACCTGCAGGTGGCGCCCAGCCCGCAGGCGAAGCTGGTGCGTTGCCTGCGCGGCGCCATCCTGGACGTGGCGGTTGACGTCCGCCGCGGCTCGCCCACCTTCGGGCGGCACGTGGCGGTGGAGCTCTCGGGCGAGAACTGGGCGCAGCTCTGGGTGCCCGAAGGCTTCGCCCACGGTTATTGTACGCTGACCGACGGCGCGGAGGTGATCTACAAGGTGACGGGCTACTACGACGCGCAAGCCGAGCGGGGCGTCCGCTTCGACGATCCGGCGCTGGGCATCGACTGGCCCGTCGACCGGGGCGCGGCGATCCTCTCGGAGAAGGACCGCGCCTGGCCCGACCTCGCCGGCTTCGGCGGGGTGTGA
- a CDS encoding polysaccharide biosynthesis/export family protein codes for MYRSLLSIFSVICLLVTTGVVNQSAAQSDQVYRLGAGDRLRITVYQEEDLSGEFEVSGTGDVSMPLIGGVDAEGKTIQQFQDAIETAFKDGYLRNPRVSVEVLNYRPFYVIGEVNEPGSYPYRSGLDVLTAVAMGGGFTFRADEDDITIKRAGGPEDGIKVNGASRVLPGDVIRVDERLF; via the coding sequence ATGTACCGATCTCTCTTAAGTATCTTCTCGGTCATCTGCCTCCTGGTCACCACAGGCGTTGTCAATCAGAGCGCTGCTCAGAGCGATCAGGTCTACCGCCTGGGCGCCGGCGACAGGCTGCGTATCACTGTTTATCAGGAAGAAGACCTCTCCGGCGAGTTCGAAGTCTCCGGGACCGGAGATGTCTCCATGCCGCTGATCGGCGGTGTGGATGCGGAAGGCAAGACCATCCAGCAGTTCCAGGACGCGATCGAGACCGCCTTCAAGGATGGCTATCTCCGCAATCCGCGGGTCAGTGTCGAGGTGCTGAACTATCGACCGTTCTACGTCATCGGCGAAGTCAACGAACCGGGAAGTTATCCCTATCGCAGCGGTCTGGATGTGCTGACCGCGGTGGCGATGGGCGGCGGCTTCACCTTCCGCGCCGATGAGGACGACATCACCATCAAGCGTGCCGGCGGTCCCGAAGACGGGATCAAGGTCAACGGTGCCTCCAGGGTCCTGCCGGGCGATGTCATCCGGGTGGACGAACGCCTGTTCTAG
- a CDS encoding outer membrane beta-barrel protein — protein sequence MRIPYKMTAAATLVAALAAGQVAAQSREDGIPVGTFVLKPSVELGARYDDNIALEDDGQEEEDFILSVAPTLKAVSTWRRHKLEFDAGLRADRYLDNTADNSLDAQLRANGTVDVTRATKIDGLVSYRRGHDNRGDDNVAVNDETTKFDRYRSKILVRSRPNRLGVQAGGGVTYANFHDTDAENNDDRDVVIYDGEARLSYGVQRHIRAFVEGDVNRLDYVDAVDDNGLNRDATGYAARAGATYFPSSQLQVSFGVGYLMRTFDDPALDDVSGLDFKGSVNWELPNRLTNLTLTTGRSIAESTDADAGARLVTSVSLNATHDLARTWELFGNLRYAHLTDEAAAGATEDNDYSAGVGVDYVFNPRVKLGLTYDYKRRDSSDVGGDYSNNVFGVRLKVGYLN from the coding sequence ATGAGAATTCCGTATAAGATGACAGCGGCGGCGACCCTGGTGGCGGCCCTTGCCGCCGGCCAGGTGGCGGCGCAGTCGCGCGAAGATGGCATCCCGGTGGGCACGTTCGTTCTCAAGCCCAGCGTAGAGCTGGGGGCGCGCTATGACGACAATATCGCGCTGGAGGACGACGGGCAGGAGGAGGAGGACTTCATCCTCTCCGTGGCGCCGACGCTGAAGGCGGTCTCGACCTGGCGGCGGCACAAGCTCGAATTCGATGCCGGCCTTCGCGCTGATCGCTATCTCGACAATACGGCGGACAATTCTCTCGATGCGCAGCTTCGCGCCAATGGCACGGTGGATGTGACGCGGGCCACCAAGATCGACGGTCTCGTCAGCTATCGCCGCGGCCATGACAATCGCGGCGACGACAATGTCGCCGTCAATGATGAGACCACCAAGTTCGATCGCTATCGCAGCAAGATCCTCGTGCGCAGCCGGCCGAACCGATTGGGGGTGCAGGCGGGCGGTGGCGTGACCTATGCCAATTTCCACGATACGGACGCCGAGAACAATGACGACCGTGACGTCGTCATCTATGACGGCGAGGCGCGGCTGAGCTATGGCGTCCAGCGTCATATCCGCGCCTTCGTCGAAGGCGACGTCAATCGGCTGGACTATGTCGATGCGGTCGATGACAACGGCCTCAACCGCGATGCGACGGGCTATGCGGCGCGTGCCGGTGCGACCTACTTCCCGTCATCGCAGCTGCAGGTCAGCTTTGGCGTCGGTTATCTGATGCGTACCTTCGACGATCCGGCGCTCGACGACGTCAGCGGTCTGGACTTCAAGGGCTCGGTGAACTGGGAGTTGCCGAACCGCCTGACGAACCTGACGCTGACGACAGGCCGGAGTATCGCCGAATCGACAGATGCCGATGCCGGCGCGCGGCTGGTGACAAGCGTCTCCCTCAATGCGACGCATGACCTGGCGCGCACCTGGGAGCTGTTCGGCAATCTGCGCTATGCGCATCTGACGGACGAAGCCGCCGCGGGCGCTACGGAAGACAATGACTACTCGGCCGGCGTTGGCGTCGACTATGTCTTCAACCCCCGCGTCAAGCTGGGGCTGACCTATGACTACAAGCGCCGCGATTCATCTGATGTGGGCGGCGACTATTCGAACAACGTCTTCGGTGTTCGCCTGAAAGTCGGCTACCTGAACTAG